Proteins from one Syngnathus scovelli strain Florida chromosome 17, RoL_Ssco_1.2, whole genome shotgun sequence genomic window:
- the LOC125985122 gene encoding zinc finger E-box-binding homeobox 1 isoform X4: MTTCAVTNLNGGLEASSSDSDDDDKLHIVEDEIPPDTAVARRDRRHAKEATDATDAVLAHNGAWNGVKEDQRVSGEEGEDGRGGDGKVEGQVVVKEEEEEEEQEIIRKGDTAALYPEAADDEQSPTETGGADENAGTPDTFQLHTCPYCSRGYKRNASLKEHIKYRHETSEDNYRCSHCSYTFTYRSQLERHMSHHRGNKEQRHVQPSGGGGGGSGGGARKFKCTECFKAFKYKHHLKEHLRIHSGEKPYECSNCKKRFSHSGSYSSHISSKKCVSVASAPNGLARKAVRSPAPIVDVPRVESKPLQEQLPVTQIKSEASEHPGKPAVVAAAPAANGAAPQALSQGVAMVIPTVGLVPPININLSELQNVLKVAMDGNVLRQVLGPPNGATVQGKPGIVLQQPQQQIISLPAFVDHDGTTKIIINYRIGPAPAATAATSSVPAHPVPVFVKNNIAPAPPVPTRTADKPPTPKVDLSLVKDEPEESVLITETKTEQAVSVKTEEGEAAPPDCGSSACSLCDECPEHLEALHLLQHHKAANGEAVDSAALDPSFAALLSDAGVTLQQEPAENDLLSLLKTYFASNANPDRAELEKISDSVRIPVGVVQKWFAKRNSGTKSCRDGTAQRLNSESVDGGKLAVSGSRSDSPSLNTSDLVIVKSEPEDPEVTESQAEPLDLSLPKSLTAATCTTAPSEGASPATLNLTCLRKEQVGGRTVYLATPQTHTTAVSIVPSTQLPTLVAIAGQGTVGCLGAMGGSAKRTILIPQLTYTYANTAGGAAETVVLNGHKTPEQSADAVADEQREISLMKKPRLENGVYSCDLCNKVFQKGSSLLRHKYEHTGKRPHECPVCKKAFKHKHHLIEHSRLHSGEKPYQCNKCGKRFSHSGSYSQHMNHRYSYCKRDGSDSGLSPDGDSAATVAGSPDVALDSDVGESEDDDDEAVCVDDIRVVQVDDGECEIYEGDFNDSDNDGEVEEGPEEKEKNLDVDEFACQVVEVELKHDQTQEAPVEDKADQAEAAGVHLEQMADCAYKRIRDWSDSEESSDDQAATPQPPTL, from the exons ATGACAACCTGCGCAG TGACAAACTTGAACGGCGGCTTGGAGGCCAGCAGCTCTGATTCGGACGATGATGACAAGCTCCACATCGTGGAGGATGAAATCCCGCCAGATACCGCCGTGGCGAGGAGGGACCGCCGCCATGCCAAAGAAGCAACAGACGCCACCGACGCAGTATTAGCACACAACGGCGCTTGGAATGGAG tgaAAGAGGATCAGCGTGTGTCCGGAGAAGAAGGTGAAGATGGACGAGGAGGGGACGGAAAGGTGGAGGGGCAGGTTGTCGtgaaggaagaagaggaagaagaggagcagGAGATCATCCGGAAAGGAGACACGGCCGCCCTCTACCCGGAAGCCGCTGACGATGAGCAGAGTCCCACGGAAACGGGGGGCGCCGATGAAAACG CAGGCACGCCGGACACGTTTCAGCTGCACACGTGTCCGTATTGCTCGCGGGGTTACAAGCGCAACGCTTCGCTGAAGGAGCACATCAAGTACCGGCACGAGACCAGTGAAGACAACTACAGATGCTCGCACTGCAGCTACACCTTCACGTACCGCTCGCAACTCGAGAGGCACATGAGCCACCACCGGGGCAACAAAGAGCAG CGTCACGTGCAGCCgtccggcggcggtggcggtggAAGTGGAGGAGGTGCTCGCAAGTTCAAGTGCACAGAGTGCTTCAAGGCCTTCAAGTACAAGCACCACCTGAAGGAGCACCTGCGCATTCACAGCG GCGAGAAACCATACGAGTGCTCCAACTGCAAGAAGCGATTCTCCCACTCAGGCTCATACAGCTCGCACATCAGTAGCAAGAAGTGCGTGAGTGTGGCCAGCGCCCCCAACGGCCTGGCCCGCAAGGCCGTCAGGTCGCCGGCGCCCATCGTCGACGTCCCACGGGTGGAAAGCAAACCCTTGCAAGAGCAGCTCCCCGTCACGCAAATCAAATCGGAGGCGAGCGAGCACCCCGGCAAGCCAGCCGTGGTGGCGGCGGCACCGGCCGCCAACGGGGCGGCGCCCCAAGCCCTATCTCAAGGCGTGGCTATGGTGATCCCCACCGTGGGTCTGGTGCCGCCCATCAACATCAACCTGAGTGAGCTGCAGAACGTCCTGAAGGTGGCTATGGATGGCAACGTTTTGAGGCAGGTTTTGGGACCCCCCAACGGGGCCACGGTGCAGGGCAAGCCGGGTATCGTGCTACAGCAACCTCAGCAGCAGATCATCAGCCTGCCCGCCTTCGTGGACCACGACGGCACCACCAAAATCATCATCAACTATCgcattggacccgcgccggccgccaccgccgccacttCCAGCGTCCCCGCCCACCCCGTGCCGGTTTTTGTCAAAAACAACATTGCCCCGGCTCCACCCGTCCCGACCAGAACGGCGGATAAGCCGCCCACTCCCAAGGTGGACCTCAGCCTGGTTAAGGATGAGCCTGAAGAGTCTGTACTCATCACGGAAACAAAAACAGAGCAAGCGGTGAGCGTCAAGACGGAAGAGGGGGAGGCGGCTCCGCCCGACTGCGGCTCTAGCGCTTGTTCACTTTGCGACGAGTGTCCCGAGCACCTGGAGGCACTGCACCTGCTCCAGCACCACAAGGCAGCCAACGGGGAGGCGGTGGACTCAGCCGCGTTGGACCCGTCCTTCGCCGCCTTGCTCAGCGACGCCGGGGTGACGCTGCAGCAGGAGCCGGCCGAGAACGATCTCCTGAGCCTCCTGAAGACCTACTTTGCCTCCAACGCCAACCCTGACCGGGCAGAGCTGGAGAAGATCTCGGACTCGGTTCGTATTCCCGTGGGCGTGGTGCAGAAATGGTTTGCCAAGAGGAACTCTGGGACAAAGAGCTGCCGAGACGGGACGGCTCAGCGTCTAAACTCTGAGTCGGTAGACGGCGGCAAGCTAGCCGTATCTGGATCCCGGTCCGATTCCCCCTCGTTGAACACCAGCGACTTGGTCATCGTCAAAAGTGAGCCGGAGGACCCGGAGGTCACAGAGTCCCAGGCAGAACCTCTGGACCTGTCCCTCCCAAAGTCCCTCACTGCCGCCACTTGCACCACCGCGCCTTCCGAGGGTGCGTCCCCCGCCACTCTGAATCTGACCTGCCTGAGGAAGGAGCAGGTGGGCGGTCGCACCGTCTACCTGGCCACGCCTCAAACGCACACAACTGCCGTCAGCATCGTGCCCAGCACGCAGCTGCCCACCCTAGTGGCTATCGCCGGTCAGGGCACAGTGGGGTGCCTTGGCGCCATGGGGGGCTCCGCCAAGCGGACCATCCTCATCCCGCAGCTCACCTACACCTACGCCAACACGGCCGGAGGCGCGGCCGAGACGGTCGTGCTCAACGGGCACAAG ACGCCCGAACAGAGCGCTGACGCTGTGGCGGATGAGCAGAGGGAGATATCACTCATGAAGAAGCCGCGTCTGGAAAACGGCGTCTATTCCTGTGACCTGTGCAACAAGGTCTTCCAAAAGGGGAGCTCCTTGCTCAGGCACAAATACGAACACACAG GAAAGCGTCCTCACGAGTGCCCGGTGTGCAAGAAGGCCTTCAAGCACAAGCACCACCTGATCGAGCACTCGCGCCTCCACTCGGGCGAGAAACCTTACCAGTGCAACAAGTGCGGCAAGCGCTTCTCGCACTCCGGTTCCTACTCTCAGCACATGAACCACCGCTACTCCTACTGCAAGCGGGACGGCTCCGATTCTGGCCTCAGCCCGGACGGCGATAGCGCGGCCACGGTGGCGGGCAGTCCTGACGTCGCGCTGGACTCGGACGTCGGCGAGAgcgaggacgacgacgacgaagcCGTGTGTGTCGACGACATCCGGGTGGTGCAGGTGGACGACGGCGAGTGCGAAATCTACGAGGGCGACTTTAACGACAGCGACAACGACGGGGAAGTGGAAGAAGGACctgaagagaaagagaaaaaccTCGACGTGGATGAGTTTGCGTGCcaggtggtggaggtggagcTGAAGCACGACCAGACGCAGGAGGCGCCCGTCGAGGACAAGGCGGACCAGGCGGAGGCGGCCGGCGTCCACCTGGAACAGATGGCCGACTGCGCGTACAAAAGAATCAGGGACTGGTCGGACAGCGAGGAATCCTCCGACGACCAAGCTGCgaccccccaaccccccacGCTTTGA
- the LOC125985122 gene encoding zinc finger E-box-binding homeobox 1 isoform X2 encodes MADGPRCKRRKQANPKRSSVTNLNGGLEASSSDSDDDDKLHIVEDEIPPDTAVARRDRRHAKEATDATDAVLAHNGAWNGVKEDQRVSGEEGEDGRGGDGKVEGQVVVKEEEEEEEQEIIRKGDTAALYPEAADDEQSPTETGGADENGTPDTFQLHTCPYCSRGYKRNASLKEHIKYRHETSEDNYRCSHCSYTFTYRSQLERHMSHHRGNKEQRHVQPSGGGGGGSGGGARKFKCTECFKAFKYKHHLKEHLRIHSGEKPYECSNCKKRFSHSGSYSSHISSKKCVSVASAPNGLARKAVRSPAPIVDVPRVESKPLQEQLPVTQIKSEASEHPGKPAVVAAAPAANGAAPQALSQGVAMVIPTVGLVPPININLSELQNVLKVAMDGNVLRQVLGPPNGATVQGKPGIVLQQPQQQIISLPAFVDHDGTTKIIINYRIGPAPAATAATSSVPAHPVPVFVKNNIAPAPPVPTRTADKPPTPKVDLSLVKDEPEESVLITETKTEQAVSVKTEEGEAAPPDCGSSACSLCDECPEHLEALHLLQHHKAANGEAVDSAALDPSFAALLSDAGVTLQQEPAENDLLSLLKTYFASNANPDRAELEKISDSVRIPVGVVQKWFAKRNSGTKSCRDGTAQRLNSESVDGGKLAVSGSRSDSPSLNTSDLVIVKSEPEDPEVTESQAEPLDLSLPKSLTAATCTTAPSEGASPATLNLTCLRKEQVGGRTVYLATPQTHTTAVSIVPSTQLPTLVAIAGQGTVGCLGAMGGSAKRTILIPQLTYTYANTAGGAAETVVLNGHKTPEQSADAVADEQREISLMKKPRLENGVYSCDLCNKVFQKGSSLLRHKYEHTGKRPHECPVCKKAFKHKHHLIEHSRLHSGEKPYQCNKCGKRFSHSGSYSQHMNHRYSYCKRDGSDSGLSPDGDSAATVAGSPDVALDSDVGESEDDDDEAVCVDDIRVVQVDDGECEIYEGDFNDSDNDGEVEEGPEEKEKNLDVDEFACQVVEVELKHDQTQEAPVEDKADQAEAAGVHLEQMADCAYKRIRDWSDSEESSDDQAATPQPPTL; translated from the exons ATGGCGGATGGCCCCAGGTGTAAACGCAGAAAACAGGCCAACCCGAAACGGAGCAGCG TGACAAACTTGAACGGCGGCTTGGAGGCCAGCAGCTCTGATTCGGACGATGATGACAAGCTCCACATCGTGGAGGATGAAATCCCGCCAGATACCGCCGTGGCGAGGAGGGACCGCCGCCATGCCAAAGAAGCAACAGACGCCACCGACGCAGTATTAGCACACAACGGCGCTTGGAATGGAG tgaAAGAGGATCAGCGTGTGTCCGGAGAAGAAGGTGAAGATGGACGAGGAGGGGACGGAAAGGTGGAGGGGCAGGTTGTCGtgaaggaagaagaggaagaagaggagcagGAGATCATCCGGAAAGGAGACACGGCCGCCCTCTACCCGGAAGCCGCTGACGATGAGCAGAGTCCCACGGAAACGGGGGGCGCCGATGAAAACG GCACGCCGGACACGTTTCAGCTGCACACGTGTCCGTATTGCTCGCGGGGTTACAAGCGCAACGCTTCGCTGAAGGAGCACATCAAGTACCGGCACGAGACCAGTGAAGACAACTACAGATGCTCGCACTGCAGCTACACCTTCACGTACCGCTCGCAACTCGAGAGGCACATGAGCCACCACCGGGGCAACAAAGAGCAG CGTCACGTGCAGCCgtccggcggcggtggcggtggAAGTGGAGGAGGTGCTCGCAAGTTCAAGTGCACAGAGTGCTTCAAGGCCTTCAAGTACAAGCACCACCTGAAGGAGCACCTGCGCATTCACAGCG GCGAGAAACCATACGAGTGCTCCAACTGCAAGAAGCGATTCTCCCACTCAGGCTCATACAGCTCGCACATCAGTAGCAAGAAGTGCGTGAGTGTGGCCAGCGCCCCCAACGGCCTGGCCCGCAAGGCCGTCAGGTCGCCGGCGCCCATCGTCGACGTCCCACGGGTGGAAAGCAAACCCTTGCAAGAGCAGCTCCCCGTCACGCAAATCAAATCGGAGGCGAGCGAGCACCCCGGCAAGCCAGCCGTGGTGGCGGCGGCACCGGCCGCCAACGGGGCGGCGCCCCAAGCCCTATCTCAAGGCGTGGCTATGGTGATCCCCACCGTGGGTCTGGTGCCGCCCATCAACATCAACCTGAGTGAGCTGCAGAACGTCCTGAAGGTGGCTATGGATGGCAACGTTTTGAGGCAGGTTTTGGGACCCCCCAACGGGGCCACGGTGCAGGGCAAGCCGGGTATCGTGCTACAGCAACCTCAGCAGCAGATCATCAGCCTGCCCGCCTTCGTGGACCACGACGGCACCACCAAAATCATCATCAACTATCgcattggacccgcgccggccgccaccgccgccacttCCAGCGTCCCCGCCCACCCCGTGCCGGTTTTTGTCAAAAACAACATTGCCCCGGCTCCACCCGTCCCGACCAGAACGGCGGATAAGCCGCCCACTCCCAAGGTGGACCTCAGCCTGGTTAAGGATGAGCCTGAAGAGTCTGTACTCATCACGGAAACAAAAACAGAGCAAGCGGTGAGCGTCAAGACGGAAGAGGGGGAGGCGGCTCCGCCCGACTGCGGCTCTAGCGCTTGTTCACTTTGCGACGAGTGTCCCGAGCACCTGGAGGCACTGCACCTGCTCCAGCACCACAAGGCAGCCAACGGGGAGGCGGTGGACTCAGCCGCGTTGGACCCGTCCTTCGCCGCCTTGCTCAGCGACGCCGGGGTGACGCTGCAGCAGGAGCCGGCCGAGAACGATCTCCTGAGCCTCCTGAAGACCTACTTTGCCTCCAACGCCAACCCTGACCGGGCAGAGCTGGAGAAGATCTCGGACTCGGTTCGTATTCCCGTGGGCGTGGTGCAGAAATGGTTTGCCAAGAGGAACTCTGGGACAAAGAGCTGCCGAGACGGGACGGCTCAGCGTCTAAACTCTGAGTCGGTAGACGGCGGCAAGCTAGCCGTATCTGGATCCCGGTCCGATTCCCCCTCGTTGAACACCAGCGACTTGGTCATCGTCAAAAGTGAGCCGGAGGACCCGGAGGTCACAGAGTCCCAGGCAGAACCTCTGGACCTGTCCCTCCCAAAGTCCCTCACTGCCGCCACTTGCACCACCGCGCCTTCCGAGGGTGCGTCCCCCGCCACTCTGAATCTGACCTGCCTGAGGAAGGAGCAGGTGGGCGGTCGCACCGTCTACCTGGCCACGCCTCAAACGCACACAACTGCCGTCAGCATCGTGCCCAGCACGCAGCTGCCCACCCTAGTGGCTATCGCCGGTCAGGGCACAGTGGGGTGCCTTGGCGCCATGGGGGGCTCCGCCAAGCGGACCATCCTCATCCCGCAGCTCACCTACACCTACGCCAACACGGCCGGAGGCGCGGCCGAGACGGTCGTGCTCAACGGGCACAAG ACGCCCGAACAGAGCGCTGACGCTGTGGCGGATGAGCAGAGGGAGATATCACTCATGAAGAAGCCGCGTCTGGAAAACGGCGTCTATTCCTGTGACCTGTGCAACAAGGTCTTCCAAAAGGGGAGCTCCTTGCTCAGGCACAAATACGAACACACAG GAAAGCGTCCTCACGAGTGCCCGGTGTGCAAGAAGGCCTTCAAGCACAAGCACCACCTGATCGAGCACTCGCGCCTCCACTCGGGCGAGAAACCTTACCAGTGCAACAAGTGCGGCAAGCGCTTCTCGCACTCCGGTTCCTACTCTCAGCACATGAACCACCGCTACTCCTACTGCAAGCGGGACGGCTCCGATTCTGGCCTCAGCCCGGACGGCGATAGCGCGGCCACGGTGGCGGGCAGTCCTGACGTCGCGCTGGACTCGGACGTCGGCGAGAgcgaggacgacgacgacgaagcCGTGTGTGTCGACGACATCCGGGTGGTGCAGGTGGACGACGGCGAGTGCGAAATCTACGAGGGCGACTTTAACGACAGCGACAACGACGGGGAAGTGGAAGAAGGACctgaagagaaagagaaaaaccTCGACGTGGATGAGTTTGCGTGCcaggtggtggaggtggagcTGAAGCACGACCAGACGCAGGAGGCGCCCGTCGAGGACAAGGCGGACCAGGCGGAGGCGGCCGGCGTCCACCTGGAACAGATGGCCGACTGCGCGTACAAAAGAATCAGGGACTGGTCGGACAGCGAGGAATCCTCCGACGACCAAGCTGCgaccccccaaccccccacGCTTTGA
- the LOC125985122 gene encoding zinc finger E-box-binding homeobox 1 isoform X1: MADGPRCKRRKQANPKRSSVTNLNGGLEASSSDSDDDDKLHIVEDEIPPDTAVARRDRRHAKEATDATDAVLAHNGAWNGVKEDQRVSGEEGEDGRGGDGKVEGQVVVKEEEEEEEQEIIRKGDTAALYPEAADDEQSPTETGGADENAGTPDTFQLHTCPYCSRGYKRNASLKEHIKYRHETSEDNYRCSHCSYTFTYRSQLERHMSHHRGNKEQRHVQPSGGGGGGSGGGARKFKCTECFKAFKYKHHLKEHLRIHSGEKPYECSNCKKRFSHSGSYSSHISSKKCVSVASAPNGLARKAVRSPAPIVDVPRVESKPLQEQLPVTQIKSEASEHPGKPAVVAAAPAANGAAPQALSQGVAMVIPTVGLVPPININLSELQNVLKVAMDGNVLRQVLGPPNGATVQGKPGIVLQQPQQQIISLPAFVDHDGTTKIIINYRIGPAPAATAATSSVPAHPVPVFVKNNIAPAPPVPTRTADKPPTPKVDLSLVKDEPEESVLITETKTEQAVSVKTEEGEAAPPDCGSSACSLCDECPEHLEALHLLQHHKAANGEAVDSAALDPSFAALLSDAGVTLQQEPAENDLLSLLKTYFASNANPDRAELEKISDSVRIPVGVVQKWFAKRNSGTKSCRDGTAQRLNSESVDGGKLAVSGSRSDSPSLNTSDLVIVKSEPEDPEVTESQAEPLDLSLPKSLTAATCTTAPSEGASPATLNLTCLRKEQVGGRTVYLATPQTHTTAVSIVPSTQLPTLVAIAGQGTVGCLGAMGGSAKRTILIPQLTYTYANTAGGAAETVVLNGHKTPEQSADAVADEQREISLMKKPRLENGVYSCDLCNKVFQKGSSLLRHKYEHTGKRPHECPVCKKAFKHKHHLIEHSRLHSGEKPYQCNKCGKRFSHSGSYSQHMNHRYSYCKRDGSDSGLSPDGDSAATVAGSPDVALDSDVGESEDDDDEAVCVDDIRVVQVDDGECEIYEGDFNDSDNDGEVEEGPEEKEKNLDVDEFACQVVEVELKHDQTQEAPVEDKADQAEAAGVHLEQMADCAYKRIRDWSDSEESSDDQAATPQPPTL, translated from the exons ATGGCGGATGGCCCCAGGTGTAAACGCAGAAAACAGGCCAACCCGAAACGGAGCAGCG TGACAAACTTGAACGGCGGCTTGGAGGCCAGCAGCTCTGATTCGGACGATGATGACAAGCTCCACATCGTGGAGGATGAAATCCCGCCAGATACCGCCGTGGCGAGGAGGGACCGCCGCCATGCCAAAGAAGCAACAGACGCCACCGACGCAGTATTAGCACACAACGGCGCTTGGAATGGAG tgaAAGAGGATCAGCGTGTGTCCGGAGAAGAAGGTGAAGATGGACGAGGAGGGGACGGAAAGGTGGAGGGGCAGGTTGTCGtgaaggaagaagaggaagaagaggagcagGAGATCATCCGGAAAGGAGACACGGCCGCCCTCTACCCGGAAGCCGCTGACGATGAGCAGAGTCCCACGGAAACGGGGGGCGCCGATGAAAACG CAGGCACGCCGGACACGTTTCAGCTGCACACGTGTCCGTATTGCTCGCGGGGTTACAAGCGCAACGCTTCGCTGAAGGAGCACATCAAGTACCGGCACGAGACCAGTGAAGACAACTACAGATGCTCGCACTGCAGCTACACCTTCACGTACCGCTCGCAACTCGAGAGGCACATGAGCCACCACCGGGGCAACAAAGAGCAG CGTCACGTGCAGCCgtccggcggcggtggcggtggAAGTGGAGGAGGTGCTCGCAAGTTCAAGTGCACAGAGTGCTTCAAGGCCTTCAAGTACAAGCACCACCTGAAGGAGCACCTGCGCATTCACAGCG GCGAGAAACCATACGAGTGCTCCAACTGCAAGAAGCGATTCTCCCACTCAGGCTCATACAGCTCGCACATCAGTAGCAAGAAGTGCGTGAGTGTGGCCAGCGCCCCCAACGGCCTGGCCCGCAAGGCCGTCAGGTCGCCGGCGCCCATCGTCGACGTCCCACGGGTGGAAAGCAAACCCTTGCAAGAGCAGCTCCCCGTCACGCAAATCAAATCGGAGGCGAGCGAGCACCCCGGCAAGCCAGCCGTGGTGGCGGCGGCACCGGCCGCCAACGGGGCGGCGCCCCAAGCCCTATCTCAAGGCGTGGCTATGGTGATCCCCACCGTGGGTCTGGTGCCGCCCATCAACATCAACCTGAGTGAGCTGCAGAACGTCCTGAAGGTGGCTATGGATGGCAACGTTTTGAGGCAGGTTTTGGGACCCCCCAACGGGGCCACGGTGCAGGGCAAGCCGGGTATCGTGCTACAGCAACCTCAGCAGCAGATCATCAGCCTGCCCGCCTTCGTGGACCACGACGGCACCACCAAAATCATCATCAACTATCgcattggacccgcgccggccgccaccgccgccacttCCAGCGTCCCCGCCCACCCCGTGCCGGTTTTTGTCAAAAACAACATTGCCCCGGCTCCACCCGTCCCGACCAGAACGGCGGATAAGCCGCCCACTCCCAAGGTGGACCTCAGCCTGGTTAAGGATGAGCCTGAAGAGTCTGTACTCATCACGGAAACAAAAACAGAGCAAGCGGTGAGCGTCAAGACGGAAGAGGGGGAGGCGGCTCCGCCCGACTGCGGCTCTAGCGCTTGTTCACTTTGCGACGAGTGTCCCGAGCACCTGGAGGCACTGCACCTGCTCCAGCACCACAAGGCAGCCAACGGGGAGGCGGTGGACTCAGCCGCGTTGGACCCGTCCTTCGCCGCCTTGCTCAGCGACGCCGGGGTGACGCTGCAGCAGGAGCCGGCCGAGAACGATCTCCTGAGCCTCCTGAAGACCTACTTTGCCTCCAACGCCAACCCTGACCGGGCAGAGCTGGAGAAGATCTCGGACTCGGTTCGTATTCCCGTGGGCGTGGTGCAGAAATGGTTTGCCAAGAGGAACTCTGGGACAAAGAGCTGCCGAGACGGGACGGCTCAGCGTCTAAACTCTGAGTCGGTAGACGGCGGCAAGCTAGCCGTATCTGGATCCCGGTCCGATTCCCCCTCGTTGAACACCAGCGACTTGGTCATCGTCAAAAGTGAGCCGGAGGACCCGGAGGTCACAGAGTCCCAGGCAGAACCTCTGGACCTGTCCCTCCCAAAGTCCCTCACTGCCGCCACTTGCACCACCGCGCCTTCCGAGGGTGCGTCCCCCGCCACTCTGAATCTGACCTGCCTGAGGAAGGAGCAGGTGGGCGGTCGCACCGTCTACCTGGCCACGCCTCAAACGCACACAACTGCCGTCAGCATCGTGCCCAGCACGCAGCTGCCCACCCTAGTGGCTATCGCCGGTCAGGGCACAGTGGGGTGCCTTGGCGCCATGGGGGGCTCCGCCAAGCGGACCATCCTCATCCCGCAGCTCACCTACACCTACGCCAACACGGCCGGAGGCGCGGCCGAGACGGTCGTGCTCAACGGGCACAAG ACGCCCGAACAGAGCGCTGACGCTGTGGCGGATGAGCAGAGGGAGATATCACTCATGAAGAAGCCGCGTCTGGAAAACGGCGTCTATTCCTGTGACCTGTGCAACAAGGTCTTCCAAAAGGGGAGCTCCTTGCTCAGGCACAAATACGAACACACAG GAAAGCGTCCTCACGAGTGCCCGGTGTGCAAGAAGGCCTTCAAGCACAAGCACCACCTGATCGAGCACTCGCGCCTCCACTCGGGCGAGAAACCTTACCAGTGCAACAAGTGCGGCAAGCGCTTCTCGCACTCCGGTTCCTACTCTCAGCACATGAACCACCGCTACTCCTACTGCAAGCGGGACGGCTCCGATTCTGGCCTCAGCCCGGACGGCGATAGCGCGGCCACGGTGGCGGGCAGTCCTGACGTCGCGCTGGACTCGGACGTCGGCGAGAgcgaggacgacgacgacgaagcCGTGTGTGTCGACGACATCCGGGTGGTGCAGGTGGACGACGGCGAGTGCGAAATCTACGAGGGCGACTTTAACGACAGCGACAACGACGGGGAAGTGGAAGAAGGACctgaagagaaagagaaaaaccTCGACGTGGATGAGTTTGCGTGCcaggtggtggaggtggagcTGAAGCACGACCAGACGCAGGAGGCGCCCGTCGAGGACAAGGCGGACCAGGCGGAGGCGGCCGGCGTCCACCTGGAACAGATGGCCGACTGCGCGTACAAAAGAATCAGGGACTGGTCGGACAGCGAGGAATCCTCCGACGACCAAGCTGCgaccccccaaccccccacGCTTTGA